The genome window TCCCAGCATAAGCACAGGTCAAGTCGGATCGGCCAAGCAAGAGGGCCGGGTCCAGTATCTTACCCCAGACGGCAGGCGCCACACTTGACACCCCCAAAGAGACCAAGCGATTCGACGCTACCTACGTACGGGGATACGTGCCTCTTCACAGTGTGCTGGACTGTACATTGCAGCGCCTCGCCTCGTCCGCAGCCCAGCACTTTACGTGCCTACCTTCACTATTCGTAcatactactactattaccgCCTACCTAACTACGACAAACTACCTAGGCCCATCTCCTACCAACATCTCAATCGCCTCTCCCCCCCAACCGCTGCCCGAATCCGACGACAAGATCACGACAATCACCCTCTCATTCGCATCCTCCCGATCTCAACTCGTCTGGCACGTACGTCGCCCGGAGCAGCAATACCGCCCCCTTCAGATCGGCCCCCTCGGTTTAGTCCCCCATCAACATCCGCCGCCAAAATGTCGAGCAACCGCAACTACGACTTCCTTGTATGTGTCGAATGCCGCTGCCCCTCCTTACCATCGTCCCGCCCTTTTCGCTCAAGATGCCCTCACTCTCCTCGAACCCCGTCCTTTCGAACATCCTACTTTCCCCTTCCGCCGTGCGAATCATTATGAAGGGCAAACATGACATCGTGTTCACATGTGGCTGACCAGCACCCCAGATCAAGCTTCTGCTGATCGGCGACTCGGGCGTAGGCAAGTCCTGCTGCCTGTTGCGCTTCAGCGAAGACTCGTTCACGCCGTCCTTTATCACGACCATCGGTATTGATTTCAAGATCCGTACCATCGAGTTGGACGGCAAGCGTGTCAAGCTCCAGATTTGGGATACCGCCGGCCAAGAGCGCTTCCGCACAATCACCACCGCCTACTACCGTGGTGCCATGGGCATTCTCCTTGTCTACGATGTCACCGACGAGCGCTCCTTCAACAGTACGTCGTTTCCCTTCGCTTACATTGGGACTCACTTGCACGATTGCTGGCGGTTCTGTCTCGAACCGTGTACTGCAGTTGCCATTGCAAATGGAGCCGTACATGATAGGACAGACATATGAGAACAAAAGACTAATGTGTACTTTTCCCACGCAGACATCCGCACCTGGTTCGCCAACGTCGAGCAACATGCCACCGAGGGCGTCAACAAGATTCTCATCGGCAACAAGTGCGATTGGGAAGAGAAGCGTGTCGTCTCGACCGAGCGCGGTCAGCAGCTCGCCGACGAGCTCGGCATCCCCTTCCTCGAGGTCTCAGCCAAGAGCAACATCAACATCGACAAGGCCTTTTACTCACTCGCCGCCGATATCAAGAAGCGTCTAATCGACAACCAGAAAAACGAGCAACCCGCTGCCTCGGGCGTTAACGTCGGCGAGTCAAGTGGAGCCGGCGGAAAGTGCTGCTAAAGTAACGGAACGGGGCTTGGGCACGGGACCGCTCGATTTCAATGTTGTGTGTATTTTCTGAAAGCAAGATTTGATTACCTTTGTGTCGATTCCGCGCTGCCGCCGGGGACAGCGACGTCCTACAGAGGCACATGAAGACGCGCATGGAAGGAGAGAGAGACATTGGCATATGGGGCTTCACAGCGGGTCTGCCCGCCGGAAAGGACACGCAGAGGAACTCGGTGAGAGAGAGGAGGACATGACAGGGGCCAAGCGAGAGGCAGGACCGGGGCTTCCGGCGAGGCAATTGGCCGAGAAAGGGAAAAACTTGGTGATGGGCCCGACCGGCCGGGCGTGCGTTGTGTGTGTGCTCGATGACGAGAAACACCGCGGGCGCTCTCTCGCTCACCAGCCTGCCCTCAAGCCCCCCTTCCTACGGGGAGAAGTACTTGTCATGTGGTTTCTTGCCGACAGCGCCTTTTTATCGAACCCCCCCTAGAGAGCAAATATCTGGTCTGGAGTTTCGGGATTTTATTTCtgggtttttataatacatTGTTTTTTCCCTCTCCCGTGCTCCAAATACGCTTGTTTGGCCTTTATTGATGTACACATGCTCCCGGGTATATCTTACAAAGAGTTACTATACACTTTTTATCGACGGTCGCTGCTACTTGTGACATTTACCACACTACATGCGTGTTTACGATTACGCTCTGATCATTCGTCAGGATAAGCTCCTTTTTGTGCCACGCGCGAACGAAGCGCCTCGCTTCGTGCACGTCCGGGAACGACACCACGAACCGGCCGGACGGGGCCGTTTCGTCCAGCGCGTCGGGGGTGGTGCCTCTCCGTCCCGAGTCGCCCTCCGTCACCGCCGGACCCGCATCGTCTTCGTTGTAGACGAGGCCCTCCCCGGTCTCCGTAAGCTTTTCCGCCTTCGTCGCGGTTCTTTGGTGCACCTTGGGCGCAAAGTACGGACGCAGGTGCTGCACCGGCCAGCCCAGGTTGCGGTCGCGGGCGTCACGGCGGATCCAGTGGGAGAGGCTGCGCTGGTCGAGGGTGCCGCCGTCGAGGGAGAGGACAACGTGGGCGTTTGCGCGCGGGGGCGGTTCGGGGGTCATGCTGAGGAGGCCTTGGATGCTGAAAGTCTCGAGGCGGGCCTCGGTAGCGCGGTTGAGTTTGTAGAGGTGGAGGTTTAGGGGCGTCTTGGAGGGGGGTGCGAGGCTAAAGACTGATGTTGGGGAGGATGCGGAAGAGGTTTCTGCGGGCGTCAGGCCGGCGGCGGGGGACGCGAGGGCGCGGCCGGCGAGGGCGTGGAGGCGTTGCGCTTCGCGCTGGTACGCTGCTGCCGCGGCGTGGGAGTCAAAGAGGATGAAGTAGCGGTCCATGGGTGCCAGGGTGCCGTAGTCGTAGGCCTGCATGACCTTGGTGATGGAGGCGCTCCAGCCGTCGAGGTGCTGGCCCTGGGGGCCGATGCGGTAGAAGTCGGACTCCATGAGATTCGGGCTGGCGTTGGAGAGGATGAGCATGGCGGAGCGCTCGGCCTTGGCCGCTGCCGCCTCCTCTGGGGATGCTGCTTCCGAGGAGGCGgtgtcggcggcggcgtcgtCTTTCGGGAGGGAGTCGAGCCAGGATTGGAGATCGTTGTGATCTACAGATCGCTCTTCGGATGAGTTCTGGCCGGCCTGAGATTTCCTCAACAAGGCCTCGACGCCACCTTTGCCCAGCACTGCTTCCGCCGCCGACTCTGCTTCTCCCGATCCCGGGGACGAGAAGAGCTCGTTGAAGATGGAGGAGCTCTCTCCGTCGGCGGCCTTgtcctttttcttcttttcacGCGCGCTCAACTCGAAAAAGTCTGCAATCTTGCCGGCCGCCTCGCCTCCTGTCTTGCTGGATTTGTTCTTGCGCTCCAGTTGCCTTAGTCTGTACTCTGTCGCCTCGGACTTTTCCGGGTCGGTGGAGGTCAGGAACCGGACCTTGACCTTGCCCTTGCCTTCTCCATCGTCGTGTTCGCTGGCCCGACGACTCGGGTGAGAGTAAATGTCATCGTTTGGGAATAGCTCCTCGAAAAGCGAAGGCGGCTTTGCCTTGGGCTCCTCTCTCCGTGACGGTTTCTTCTTGCCCCATTTATCGTCGGGTGAGCTGCGCTGGGGTTGGGTCGAGAAGAGTCGTTTGCCAGGGCCGTGGTCTGCGCGAAAGAACCGTCGGAGTGTATGTGCTGGCGTCTGTGGTAACGGCAGCTGCTGTAACAGCGGGAGCCGTCGTCGGGCTGCGATTGTGGTCATCCGGGCAACTCTGAGGGTCGAGCTGCGCAGCCCTCGGAGGTCAGCCCATTGCATGGGCCCGGAGGGACTTGGACTTCGTCGGGTCGGGTTAGAGGATGTAGGGAGAGAGAGGCTTCTCGTACTTCGGTCGGCGTGTGTAGCTGAGACTTCTGTGGTGGAGGTGGTGAAGGCTGTTATAAGTGAAGAAAGAAGTTGAGATGCTGGACCTAACTTTCTTCCGCGCTGCAATGCGACGTTGAACAGGCGTGGCAGGGTAGGTACGTACCATTGACTTGAGCTGGTATGGGGCCGATGAGGAAAATTGGTCGGGGGTCGGGACTTGGTggaggggagggaggggTCTTTGAATTTTTCATGGCTCACTTACACGAAATCATGGGCGATTCACACAGGAAACATATCTTCATACCACGAACTCAAGAAAATAGAGAAAACCCAACAAAATATCTAGGAGATTTCATAGAGACTTGGATATTCTCGGATTACCCGCTTGACTATTAATCGGCATTGTGGCTGTTATAGTTGCTTCTCAAAATCTCATCATTGCCGGATCTTCTTGTCGCAGGGTTTTCTCGATGCCACACCCCGGTCTGGGCCCTACACCATTGTCAACTCATGTGGGCAGTGACGGATGAAGAATAAACGTCGTCTGAACAACATATATACCTCCGATAGGCCACAAGAGACGAAAGATCCAGGAACAGGAGGGTTTCGGTTTTCCCTTTTCTAG of Colletotrichum lupini chromosome 8, complete sequence contains these proteins:
- a CDS encoding Ras family protein, which gives rise to MSSNRNYDFLIKLLLIGDSGVGKSCCLLRFSEDSFTPSFITTIGIDFKIRTIELDGKRVKLQIWDTAGQERFRTITTAYYRGAMGILLVYDVTDERSFNNIRTWFANVEQHATEGVNKILIGNKCDWEEKRVVSTERGQQLADELGIPFLEVSAKSNINIDKAFYSLAADIKKRLIDNQKNEQPAASGVNVGESSGAGGNDVLQRHMKTRMEGERDIGIWGFTAGLPAGKDTQRNSVRERRT